The window ACACACATGTTTCACAATGTTTTCAATATTTGATTCTGTCGTGTTTACACCGAGTAGTGTTATTGAAGTTTGCACTTGTTTCATCGTATCATGACATGTAGAACACGAGACATTTTTGTAAGCATCGTATCTTGGACCTAAATAAATGTAGCTTTCATTACGCTGAAGAAAAACATTGATCCATAATGGACGTTTCATTGCTTTAGCCTATTAACAGTTCCTTCAGTAGAAACAATAATGGCTTACCTTGGCACGATATTACCAGCCACGTACAAGCTAACATCAAGTTTTGAAGAATGAGTTTCATTTTTATATCTGCTTTTCGTTACTTTGTATTTTTTCAGCATCTGATGTTACTCGACTTATGTAGACAGCTTATATAGCTAATAACGACACCACTTAAAGTTTTTTGTCTGAAAAACATATTTACTCTATGAGAAACTCTTAAAGCAAAAATGTTTTGCTAATCTCCGTATTTTTGttgctatttttgttttgtccTAAATATGCAAATATCGCATAATGATCGCTCTATTTTTAGTTCACATTGGCTGCAACTTATGTCTATTGTGCAGATAATAATATCAAGTTGTTTATTACTTCATAGCTACGCCTACCGCAAAATGTGGACaagttttgtgttttttgcaaATGTCAATGCTCACCTTATTTCAATGACCCATATTAAGAATATAATTAcggaaaaaactttttattgtgGACTTTCAAAAAACCTCTGTGAAGGAAAAAACATGCGAACGAGAACGGATAAAATGATGTTCAAACTGTTTTTGTAGTAAAAATCCTCTGTGGCGGACACTTTGTCGTGGATACCTCTCTATAGCGGAAGTTATTTCATGGTCACCGTTTACATTACTTTTATAGATAACCTATTTTTACCGCATACACTCAATAATGGGTCAtctaaaaaaattcttgaaattttatttttcaccaaaCTAATGTGGGTGTCTGTATTCTGCCTTGGTTTATTGGATCCTTTGCCGCAATGTACAATCGGTGCTCCAGTTCGatgttgtttgttatttttggtTTTCATGAAAAGATGGCggttaaaattatttcaagggcacttgataaaattaaataagCTGATAGATAAGATCTGGTAGGTAGAACATCAGACAAGACGAAGCGTCTATTCTTGTTTTCTTCTTCTATTTCTACTTATTTTTCAATGTTTAACGTGCGTCAGAACGGTATTCTAAAATTCCGTTTAACTCTATTTAGGTTGGGGTTTGAGTGACCTGGTCAAATTTTGGGGAAGGGGAGGGGAACAATATACCCAACCTCAGTAACTATTGGCtcattatgaattttttttcgcaGATATATCACCCATCGCAAAAACGTTAACGTTTGACCACGTTTGTAATTcccgacgtcagcaaaaattcaaaattatttgGATATATTAATTGCACCCCTTTACAAAAAAGCTTGCGTCATATTTCTTCTATggacaataattaaaatgtttttcttaacattttttattattataacaaAGATATACGGCGATTCTGCGAAATTTAGTTAAAAACTCATTTGGTTTGTAGCCATGGTTACGCGGTCCTAGACAGAACAAGACTTTTGCGCTAGTCTCAAAAGCCCTGCATTCTCGCTTCTCATTGGTCCGGTTTGTGATTAAGTGAAGCAGAATTTCTTCAGCTGATATCGTCTGTCTAGCAACTCGAGTACAACTTATAGATTATTTGCggagcaaaaataaatttttttcagtaGAACAAGCCAATTCTTTAAAGGAATCGGAGCACTTAAGTTATATATTTCCTTTTATCCCCACCTTTTTCTtacaacaaaataagaaaaaagttagcaATCTTACGCATTCGAAAGCATAAAACATAAACATCCTAAATCTGTTGTAgtatttcaaaaaagaaaaaaaaaagcggAAAAAATACAGTAGGAATTGTACGTGCGTATCTTATGCCCTCGTAGCATaatttagcataaaaaagacGTAATAGAGTCCCaaagtatcagaaaaaatatgcaAAGATCATAGATTTTTTGACTATCCTTATCCATTTTAATAAATATAGGATtaataattatttctttttggtCTTACAATATACGATGTATTTAATATAAAGGTCGAACTTATAATAAAGAAAGTAATAGTTCTTTTATTATTCAATACCAGAGACTTAGCTATTGcaatttaaattaattcttGTGAGGCCATCAAAAATTACAGTCTGAAAACCCAGGGTAGGGCAGTTTTTTTCTCCTCCTAAACCTGCGTGCAATCATTCTCAAATTCGTTTCCAAGGCTATTATACATTCAAGATGTATTAAATTGTCtttcaagaaaaaataagaactcGAACAgcattgtgattttttttaaacatttaaaaatgatgTACTAAAATGCATAGCTGTCAAAGATCAGCTTTCCAAAACAATATGCCAGGAAAGAACATTTTTACACAGGAAACAGTTGTGACATGTGGTGGCTTTCAACTTCTTAAATCTTTCCTCAGTTGTCAAAaagatatttgtaaaatatataaacatgtAGTCAGTTTATGCCACCAACGATTGAGATATTCTTTTCGTTACAAGTTTTacattaaaaaactgttttactGAATGGATGTGCTCCAAATAGAATGAGGTATTTGAAtgtgttattattttatttataagaaaTACTGACATTTGCTGAAAACAACTTTAACCTTCCACTAACGAGTTCAATTTTCGTTAAGATATTTTTCAGAGAAACTCTGtcctttttgcaaaaaaatatctgCAAATCATAAAGAATGCATAATGTTTAACAGGGAAGTAACAAATAGTTGTAATTAGagtaaaaagatatatttttgaTCCTAAATTTCTATTTCTATCACCTATTTAGGCATTAAAATATACACATATTAGAAGCGACTAACACGTGGTCAATTACTTTTTTTCTccaattttacaaattttacaaaattttgtaggatTTTCGTGGAGATTATTTTCTAGCACctgtaaaaacagaaaaatctcTTCAAAGCAGACACAATCGCTGCATAAAtattgtccgctttatagaaatttcgtaaaaaataTGGTTTTAAGAAGAATATTGACCAAAAAAGGTTTTTCATGCTTGACGTTACGAGCATTGTAAAATAAGAGACTGTATTTCGGAATAAAGCAttattcatataaaaaaaagatcGACGACTGTTTCTTTCAGAAAAAGCTGTCGAATGGgcagaaaaacatttaaaaaagttttgataatgtttgataaaacagaaaaattttaaaatattagtaaatgatttttgttataattttattttataatgtcCGCTTTATCAGCGAGCGAGAAATTTCATTTAGTGCAAGAAAATTGTCCATTTTATTGACGTCCGCTTTATAGAGTTTCGTAAGAGTTTAGCCTAAGATTTATCCGTTTCAAGTGCTGCTGTCCGTGTTATGGAGCTGCTCGCTTTGAGCCGTGCCGTTTTAGCGGAATTCCACTGTGGCTAAGTTATCTTTTATATACACTAACGTACcttaaaattgtaatttttgaagaaagaattaGGCCACAAAAAGTAATTATAATGTATTTTGTTTCTTAGTCACAACCACTTTGAATCGCTTGAAACTTAATCTGGTGTGTTACCTTGCTTTCTTTTCATATTTCTATGTCATTGGCAATTGTTTTTATCAGGACAGCACAAGCGTGGAAATAGTTTAAATAGGATCTCATTTTTACGTTAAGGTGAATTTACATTCAAACTATTTTCACGCTCGCGCGTGGACATGCGCAGTTTTTATTCAAACATGTGATTGCATCAttttaaggctgaaatacaggATCAGTTTAAACTGATAATAGAAAAAACTGATCGTGTAAACAACAGATGAATTTTTCATGATCCgtttaagaattttttaaaagtgtctaTAATACATTCCTTATATAAACtttctgtattttataaacGTTATGTTTACGATTATAATTGGCTAGAAAAAATCATGTCATAAAACAAAATGATTATATTAGTTAAGAATTATGACGAGtgcttttgttataaattattgtACGGGTAAAGTCACGGGTAATTACCGTTGTTATTGTTGTCAATTTTTCTCAACAATTTTAATTCATAGTTCGTAATTTTTTGAAGGGAACtgacaacaaattattttttgacaaataaattttaaatgtttttgagtGGATTCCTCCAATAGTTTTCGTTTAAAACGTATTTTTTTACTCTTATTAATGAAATTATCAACAACCCTTTTTGTAATAAGAAgtacaataaatttaaaaaaatataaaaaattagtaGATTATTAGAGGATTTAAATAACTGGTAgcgaaataaaatgtttaaaaaaattatttcacgtAGTCTCACTTTAGTTACAAGTGGAAACCAAGCTAAAAACTTATTTACTTaggatcttttttttttaagaaatcctTTAAACTCTGCTTTTGCACTGATAgagttttgttttcattttttagagttactagtcggtagcccgtggaaaaatccacggtttcGCCTGTCCTTTTAATACTTCATTGCGTGCGTGTCAtaacttgcggtaccattttgcgtgacagacagacgcatacgggtaCTATAATATTGTTGATTGGCTAATTTCTCACAAAAGCATTTTTACGATCGCACTACGGAAtctatcttttcttttttgccaCTGTCACGCGCTGTATAATGATGCAATCACCAGTTTGAATAACGACTGCTCCACAATACACGCGAGCGTAAAAATTGTTTAGATGTAAATCCATGGTGGGTGATTTTTACTTCAATCAAAAATGGCGCAACGAATACTCTCATGCCATATTCTACGTCTATTGGGACAAAAATTCTTTGATGTAACACGTATGGCAAAACCATTAGTAGCTAGCATAATTTTTAGCTAGCATAATTTTTAGCTAGCATAATTTTTAGCTAGCATAATTTTTAGCTAGCATAATTTTTAGCtagcataatttttctgttttcttcCTCTCATGCTTTCTAATTTTATACTTTGACATACACATCAAATTTGATGTGTCTTTTGTAAGTTCAGGTACtttgaataaattttaatgtttatgTTGAAGAGTATGGAATAAAAGAAGATAATTATATAAACATATATTATTtaccacaaaatacaaattttctgcagtcataaaaaagaatttttaacgtCACATAGACGACACGACACAAACAGTAGGAAGATAAATCTACGCTCtaataaatatacaaaattaaataaaaaaagaaacttttcaaTCAAGGGTAAATGACAATTTGCTTCTTTGCCacctaaataacaaaaataatgtcTACAATAAAATTTCAAGCGTTGTTTCTATCGtctgttcttaactaatgcagcAGTTCCCAgatgtagggggggggggggggggtgcgcTGTCCCCAATatagttattaaaaaatattaaaaacattaacatttttaacaagaaaCAGTAAGGTTAATTAGATAAAATACATTGATTTTAAGAGTTCATTTTGCAGAATTTGTGTTTCTGTGGGTCAACCATGGTACGGTCTACGGTAGACAACATATTATTAACCCTTCCCCCCATCATTTCATGAGTCTGTAGAGGTTGGCTTTTATTATTCACATGATGAGTTTTAGGCCATGGGAAAGTTTTATTACCTTGCATATTTGCTTGTCTCCACAAACTGATGATGCATTCATGTTTTTAAGTAAGCAAGTGGTAATATACTTCGAGAAATGTCCAGTTAGGTAGCCGCACTAAGGAGAAGTAACATTCTGTTTACCAATGCGTAACAACAGCTTATCTATTTATCTAGCTGTTAAAGATGTAGAAAGTCTCACCTCTTTTGTGTAAATCTCATCCAGAGTTCCACAAACATTCTTAACGATGCTTTTGATTTTCGATTCCGTTTTGTTAGTTCCAAGTAAAGTCAGTGAGGTTCCTATGCTTTTGAGTGCAACCTTGCACGTGTGGCATGAAACGTTTTTATAGTCACCCGGACCATATTTTCGTGGACCTATAAAAAGAACGCACATATTTAGTATCACAATAGGATTATTTAAATGTAACAAGATAGTTTTTGGTAATGCTGTTTTAATCAACAAGGGTATTACCTTGAGTGAAACCAGGTTgccatatacaaagaaagaccAGGACGCAGAAGACCAGCTTCATTCTTGTAGATGCTCTGTGATGTCTGTGAACACTTTTTGAActgcaatttaaaaaaagattcaaaTAATCCACCTTTTATAACAGCACTGTAACTGGTACTCAGACTATTCTTTAGggaaatttatttacttttctaATAGACACTTGATTTAAAACCTGCTAGAATAATACCTTACTATTTAAGGTATCAGTGGAGTGCAGATTCTGCAGTTATGTGATAATTTTATATTGTTCTTATTCTTGTCTGATATATTCAGTTGTTATGTCACCGTTGTGGATTTGCGTTTTTCGTAAAACTACTCGTATATCATTGACCTAGACACAAGGTTAGGTATACATAAATACACATATAGAATATTTTTGTCGCAAAAAGCAAACGAGACAGAATGATTGTTTAACTATTCTTAGACAAAATGAGCGGGAAAGAATTTGAAACATTAAATATAACTTGTAACGTAAATATAATCTATTTTGGAAAATTGGAAGTAAGCCAAGATATATATCACTAAGACGTCATGATTATATGCAAAATCCTTAACACAGTAATGTAAGCCATTTGATTTTCTAAGTACCAAAATTAAaagtgaatttaaaaaacatctaACACAAACATTACTTAAAGACCCAAACCGAAGTTATGCAAATTAAAAGTTCTTTAACATTACTATGTGATCTGTAATGGAAACTCCTAAGCAATTTTATAGATGATTTTTTCACCCAGATTTACCTTTAAATTGTACTAATTGTGCTAAGTCGGCGTAACGATGCTTATTTTGCTAGCCGGTCTATTTTGTTGACTTTTGGCCTAATGATTTCATAGGGTTGGTTCGAGAAGCCATTTTAACGGttcattaaatattttcttgGGTTCATAAGATTTTAGGCGATATGTTTCGGTCATTaatgcaattttattttgtttatattagtTGTGTAAACCAGTGGAAAAAATCCATAGGAATTCATCTGTCGTTATAATGCAGTTACCATCTTTGGCTCACAGGCAATGAGAATTACCCTATAGATAACGTAGATAAAACAAATTGACCATTATATGGTGTTAAAACCTCAACCCAGTGTAGCTATATTCCTAGTTAGCCAACTGAAATGAGATAAAACATGAAATAATTGAGATGAAATATTTTAACTGTCCAGTAAGTAGACACTATATTATCGTTCTCCCTCCTGCCCTCCTGCCCAAATCACGTGTTTTAATTGGATAAACCCCGTCAAAGTTAAGAACTCGTTAAGAAACTTTCTCTAAAAAATGacagaatttaaaaaactgCTACTAGAtggacatttttttttcacaataggTGCCCAATACTTTTTATGTCAATGAAAACCAGCCAACCTTCGCACTCATGTTGCTTGATGAAACTTTGAATACATGactaaaattagaaccaataAAAATTTAGGTCGACTTGGTttgggttaaaaaaaataacatagctCGTTCTTGAATAATAAATTAGGCAGTATGAGATTATAAAAGTTAATTACCAAAAGCAAGAAACAGTGAAATAAAAGTCAATATTATGACGATGCCAGTTCTTTTTTAGCGTAAGTGTTTGTTTTCGAAAAGTGAAAGTATTGCACAATTATTCAACCACATGCCGCTTTGTCTGAAAAAGCCGCAAATTTTTCACTGACACACTTCTAGAATGTTATGATAAAGATATGGGGAAGTGGACAACATTTATAAGCGCCTACGAGAATCTTATCCTTTCCAATGCTCCTGTTTCCGTATAGATTTAAAAACACTAGTTAAAGGAGAGACGAAATACGCACGGCACagctgctgaataaaagtttataATCACAATGTTGATTTTGATGACCAGACTGACTGGCTAAGTTTGCTCcataataaattaatttacGTGTTACATAACAAAAAAGCCCTAAAGCAAAGACTATAaatgttttgatattaaaaatattcgtaGATAGTAGAGTTTAAATATTTGATGTGTTTTacataaaaacgatattttaaaactttgcaGAATGACAACACACTagaccaaaaataaaaaaaaaaccgaTAACAATACCAGTATTGTTTACATCTTTGTGAGTTTGAATTGTACAGAAAAATATCAGCTCTGATTTAAAAGGTAGACTTTGTCAATTAGCCTAAATTAATATCACGGAGGCAATCAACTTTTAAATACAAATCTGTTTATTCATTTAATGTTTTTGAATGACGCAAATTATTCACAATCCAGGAAGGATGGGTATCAATGAATGCTCTAATTACATTAGGGATACGATTTTGCCATCCACATGCAAATAAGCAAACTCTCTTTCTCAGGTAATAACCAAAATCAACCTATGGAATTGAACTATGTAGTTTATCTGATTGCTTTAATGCTGAAAGACAcgatcagttta is drawn from Hydractinia symbiolongicarpus strain clone_291-10 chromosome 8, HSymV2.1, whole genome shotgun sequence and contains these coding sequences:
- the LOC130655181 gene encoding uncharacterized protein LOC130655181, which encodes MKLVFCVLVFLCIWQPGFTQGPRKYGPGDYKNVSCHTCKVALKSIGTSLTLLGTNKTESKIKSIVKNVCGTLDEIYTKECGYLTGHFSKYITTCLLKNMNASSVCGDKQICKVAKKQIVIYP